In Aspergillus nidulans FGSC A4 chromosome II, a single window of DNA contains:
- the bgt2 gene encoding GPI-anchored beta-1,3-endoglucanase EglC (transcript_id=CADANIAT00003968) has translation MFTKTQILALALSIASAEAVSKGFNYGANKPDGTLKVQADFEAEFRTAKNLETTSGFNSARLYTMIQGTGSTPISAIPAAIAEETTLLLGLWASGGNMDNEIAALKAAINQYGDEFAKLVVGISVGSEDLYRNSEIGVQANAGIGIEPEELVSYIQRVREAIAGTALSGAPIGHVDTWNAWTNGSNAAVAEAVDWLGFDGYPFFQNTMQNSIDDAKALFDESVQKTKAVAGNKEVWITETGWPVSGDSQNLAIASVENAKQFWDEVGCPLFDNVNTWWYILQDASGSSVPNPSFGIVGNTLSTTPLFDLSCSASSKKNSSSASASASGSSAQSTGFVSTTKPAASPSGSSGLGHGGSLGSSGSFSGGHYAGVGSSSVIASPSATPSGSAVPGSSSGPGSSSGSASGSSSGFGSGAAADSTSGTSTSGDSTSSTSATPADFTGAGSRLSGSIFGAAMLVAALAVAL, from the coding sequence ATGTTCACCAAGACCCAGATTCTCGCCCTCGCTCTGTCGATTGCTTCCGCTGAGGCCGTCTCCAAGGGCTTCAACTATGGAGCCAACAAGCCCGATGGGACCCTCAAGGTCCAGGCCGATTTCGAGGCTGAATTCCGTACTGCGAAGAACCTCGAGACCACTTCTGGTTTCAACAGTGCCCGTCTCTACACCATGATCCAGGGCACCGGCAGCACCCCGATCTCCGCTATTCCCGCCGCCATCGCTGAAGAGACCACCCTCTTGCTGGGTCTCTGGGCTTCTGGGGGGAACATGGATAATGAGATTGCCGCCCTCAAGGCGGCTATCAACCAGTACGGTGACGAGTTCGCCAAGCTTGTCGTCGGTATCTCTGTCGGCAGCGAGGATCTCTACCGCAACTCTGAGATCGGAGTCCAGGCTAATGCCGGTATCGGCATCGAGCCTGAGGAGCTCGTCTCCTACATCCAGCGCGTTCGCGAGGCCATCGCCGGCACCGCCTTGAGCGGCGCTCCGATCGGCCACGTCGACACCTGGAACGCCTGGACCAACGGCTCTAACgccgctgttgctgaggccGTCGACTGGCTCGGCTTTGACGGCTACCCGTTCTTCCAGAACACCATGCAAAACTCCATTGATGACGCCAAGGCTCTTTTCGACGAGTCTGTTCAGAAGACCAAGGCCGTTGCCGGCAACAAGGAGGTCTGGATCACCGAGACCGGTTGGCCCGTCAGCGGTGACTCGCAGAACCTCGCTATTGCGTCGGTCGAGAACGCGAAGCAGTTCTGGGACGAGGTCGGCTGTCCTCTTTTCGATAATGTCAACACCTGGTGGTACATCCTCCAGGACGCGTCGGGCTCCTCTGTCCCTAACCCCAGCTTCGGTATCGTCGGCAACACCCTCAGCACCACTCCTCTCTTCGACCTGAGCTGCTCcgccagctccaagaagaacagCAGCTCCGCCTCCGCGTCGGCTTCGGGCTCGTCTGCCCAGTCAACCGGTTTCGTCTCCACCACCAAGCCTGCTGCTAGCCCGTCCGGCTCCTCTGGTCTCGGCCACGGCGGCTCCCTCGGCTCCTCTGGCTCGTTCTCTGGAGGCCACTACGCCGGTGTCGGCTCCTCCAGCGTAATTGCTTCTCCTTCCGCCACTCCTTCCGGCAGCGCTGTCCCTGGCTCCAGCTCGGGCCCTGGCTCTAGCTCTGGATCCGCCTCGGGCTCtagctctggctttggctctggcGCTGCTGCCGACTCGACCTCCGGCACCAGCACCTCTGGTGACTCGACTTCCAGCACCTCTGCCACGCCTGCTGACTTCACCGGTGCTGGTAGCCGTCTGTCCGGCTCGATCTTCGGCGCGGCTATGCTCGTCGCTGCCCTCGCGGTCGCTCTCTAA
- a CDS encoding Zn(II)2Cys6 transcription factor (transcript_id=CADANIAT00003969), whose product MDRPTPLRRRSFKIKTKFGAARQWRSRKNRPCDACRRRKTACIIETAPPCRFCRSKGQACKSTEDALSQRRSSREVAPSTDVTSSSVVDTNYTSIPSILSPELRPNSLSAGQSASPSNWIEPASQTSPYVLTSPLSENGPTIDTLEDNENRTAHSLGLAGEQDTDLLASFRSVITNERDGISADVIQVSSGDLDATAFPVHFNLLMDEFQPADDLAKQRISEKIEAMVSPHAATLVRLFFKHVHPVYCVVSKVRFLRAYAEDSLKIPASLRGAVYGLGSMFWQHDPDVEGTLQFDLHDLFEAAQSSLQRELHAPNLWGIQACLLLLHERPADNATIETPRTWVFSSRTVACAQMIGLHRDSTTWHLVPGEQKLRKKLWWATYMSDIWSSVCHGNPPLVYPRSFTTTLPEIDDLAFDEDVPADFQDMVDISSQAVDISTSARFLEMVKLSRILHELIDSYYLDLSYQQTITQTQAREAKLLSIRRELETWLSMAPNCVTMAYIGAADFRNNAYSIAPLTLAYYAVQALLFRALMSPARMSAKSDPTSSLCRYFDLAASEFRKFTLFMNSITSACLHAFWGGRRFPFAISNDADWPDARSQLTLCGNFLIYLFLLAPSPHQVHSAFELLSSFHESLQRLRGWADDDASLALLRPVALRIDSFFLHAARIMRSGMGGT is encoded by the exons ATGGACCGACCCACTCCCTTGAGGCGGCGTAGTTTTAAGATCAAGACCAAATTCGGTGCCGCTAGGCAATGGAGAAGTCGGAAGAATCGCCCTTGTGACGCGTGCAGACGGCGAAAGACCGCGTGTATTATTGAGACTGCTCCTCCAT GCCGGTTCTGTCGATCTAAGGGACAAGCGTGCAAGTCAACCGAGGACGCGCTCAGTCAGCGGCGAAGCTCGCGAGAGGTCGCTCCTTCTACCGATGTAACAAGCAGCAGCGTTGTCGACACTAATTATACCAGCATTCCATCGATTCTATCACCTGAGCTACGACCAAACTCGCTCTCCGCAGGGCAGTCGGCTTCGCCGAGTAATTGGATCGAACCGGCCTCTCAGACTTCACCGTACGTCCTTACATCGCCGCTGAGCGAGAATGGACCAACGATTGACACTCTTGAAGACAACGAAAATCGAACGGCGCATTCTCTCGGCCTTGCTGGAGAGCAAGATACAGATTTGCTGGCTTCTTTTCGATCAGTAATCACGAATGAGAGGGATGGTATCAGTGCCGATGTCATCCAGGTTAGCTCGGGTGACCTTGACGCAACTGCGTTCCCGGTCCATTTCAATCTACTCATGGACGAATTTCAGCCAGCGGACGATCTTGCGAAGCAGAGGATATCCGAGAAGATTGAAGCCATGGTTTCTCCGCACGCTGCAACGTTAGTTCGCTTGTTCTTCAAGCACGTTCATCCCGTCTACTGCGTGGTTTCGAAAGTGCGGTTTCTCAGGGCCTACGCGGAAGATAGTCTGAAGATCCCAGCTTCGCTCCGTGGAGCTGTATACGGGCTTGGGTCGATGTTCTGGCAGCACGACCCCGACGTGGAGGGTACTCTGCAATTCGACCTGCACGATCTGTTCGAAGCGGCGCAGTCATCCTTGCAGCGCGAGCTGCATGCGCCGAATCTATGGGGTATACAGGCGTGtctgctcctccttcatGAACGGCCAGCAGATAATGCGACCATCGAAACACCGCGGACCTGGGTTTTCAGTTCCCGAACTGTTGCCTGTGCGCAAATGATCGGACTGCATCGTGACTCGACGACGTGGCACCTTGTCCCAggggagcagaagctgcggaaGAAATTGTGGTGGGCTACTTACATGAGCGACATCTGGTCCTCCGTTTGTCATGGCAATCCACCGCTTGTGTACCCACGATCTTTTACAACCACGCTGCCGGAAATAGACGATCTCGCTTTTGACGAAGATGTACCGGCTGACTTCCAAGACATGGTCGATATTTCTAGTCAAGCGGTCGATATATCCACGAGCGCACGATTTTTGGAGATGGTCAAACTCAGTCGAATTCTGCATGAGCTGATTGATTCGTACTA CCTTGATTTGAGTTACCAGCAGACAATTACCCAAACCCAAGCCCGGGAGGCCAAGCTTCTCAGTATCAGACGTGAGCTTGAAACCTGGTTATCGATGGCCCCCAACTGCGTTACGATGGCATATATTGGCGCTGCTGATTTTCGAAACAACG CTTATTCCATAGCGCCGCTCACTCTCGCCTACTACGCGGTCCAAgccctcctcttccgcgcATTGATGAGTCCTGCCCGGATGTCCGCCAAGTCCGACCCAACTTCGTCTCTGTGTCGTTATTTCGACCTGGCGGCAAGCGAGTTTCGCAAATTCACGCTTTTCATGAACAGCATTACCTCAGCATGCTTACATGCTTTTTGGGGCGGACGTAGGTTTCCCTTCGCCATATCGAATGATGCTGACTGGCCAGATGCTCGATCTCAGCTTACCCTTTGCGGAAACTTCTTGATCTACCTGTTTTTATTGGCGCCCAGTCCACATCAAGTCCACTCAGCATTCGAGCTCCTTAGCAGCTTCCACGAATCGCTTCAACGGTTACGAGGGTGggctgatgatgatgcctCTCTTGCGCTGTTACGACCAGTTGCGCTGCGAATTGActctttctttttgcacGCCGCGCGAATCATGAGAAGTGGGATGGGCGGGACGTAG
- a CDS encoding uncharacterized protein (transcript_id=CADANIAT00003972): MKSPIPLLHGTGSIPPIGLGTWQSSANATCLAVKHALQHGYRHIDTALNYGNEKEVGQGIRDSGIPREEIWVTTKLDNHWHHRVREGLESSLRDLGLEYVDLYLIHFPCSTDPEDRSKHLKDWDFVRTWQEMQKLLGTGKVRNIGVSNFQISHLERLLNDPSCKVIPAVNQIELHPYNPSLRWNLQRGVSVIPKSITPARIDSNIDLEGFELSPDEMGEISAIKTRAKVVGDSWMPIRVFTGDDE; encoded by the exons ATGAAAAGCCCAATTCCCCTCTTGCACGGTACTGGCTCCATCCCCCCAATTGGCCTCGGAACCTGGCAAAGCAGCGCCAACGCCACGTGCCTCGCAGTGAAACACGCCCTGCAACATGGCTACCGCCACATCGACACGGCGCTGAACTACGGCAACGAAAAGGAGGTCGGACAGGGGATCCGCGATTCCGGCATCCCAAGGGAGGAGATCTGGGTGACGACTAAGCTCGATAACCATTGGCATCACCGAGTCCGAGAGGGACTGGAAAGTTCGTTGAGAGACTTGGGGCTGGAGTATGTGGATTTGTATCTCATACATTTCCCGTGCTCGACGGATCCGGAAGATCGATCAAAACATTTGAAGGACTGGGATTTTGTACGAACTTG GCAGGAAATGCAGAAGCTCCTGGGTACGGGAAAAGTTCGCAACATCGGCGTGTCAAATTTCCAGATCAGTCACTTGGAGAGGCTTCTCAATGATCCTTCCTGTAAGGTGATACCTGCAGTAAACCAGATTGAG CTCCATCCCTATAATCCCTC ACTAAGATGGAACCTCCAGCGCGGCGTCAGCGTTATTCCCAAGAGCATCACTCCCGCACGCATCGATAGTAACATAGATCTTGAAGGGTTTGAGCTCAGTCCAGACGAGATGGGGGAGATTTCTGCCATCAAGACGAGGGCGAAGGTTGTTGGAGATAGCTGGATGCCGATAAGGGTTTTTACTGGGGATGACGAGTAG
- a CDS encoding uncharacterized protein (transcript_id=CADANIAT00003970) yields MGSLPDHRYRIGVDVGGTNTDAVLIAPDSMTIIASHKAPTTPDVTTGITNAVQTVIETASVSLSSIGCVIVGTTHFVNAVVQRSPALRRVAVIRLCGGPDEGFGRGIPPFTDFPLDLRSCIESPRQYFCHGGYQISGEEISAIDEDEIRRIAAELTADGVQNIVISGMYAPLNNAQEVAVRDILLQTMTSANSKPRITLSHEISGLGFLSRENAAILNATLRPLAEKTIYAFKKAMRDIFQSNPYTLYLTQNDGSVLSAGEAVDKPIRTFNSGPTNSIRGGEFLWRAAGKASGLGQEDRTEPLVVIDIGGTTSDSGLLLPNGLPQMSSVTGLVGGVRTNFALPAVESIGLGGGSIIRETDGELTVGPDSVALELLEKAKLFGGDYLTSTDIVAAAGIHSPCEPNPFRGMGDTSRLADITADMVSRVREKMRQMIAALVDRTKTQKGDIDVLIVGGGAALIKTDEPLTGVRSLRTVSGAEVANAVGAAISRVSGVIDTVVDTSNQSVKSAQEFVSRSAVEKAVANGAKPETVQIAEVTMLPIQYVDAKARIVVRAVGELAVVSQGVEEIFGQCEKHEEAEKEEVARSIPAKAADEVDDIQSYRPLIKNRQWIISTTDLGFIAQGCKVLGSGGGGDPYQEFLKVSALVRKNPGTVRVVSPDYLPDDALVGWTGNMGSPEVSMERLENDECLKAHEELMRATGSPQVSGFMALEIGGGNGVLNLGVAARFGVFCIDADYMGRAYPTTWQVTANVYGTERGEALVPMTIASGDGSFITMTASRTDKLVDKILRASCVEMGCRAGSAGPPKTSKTVREQAVTNTVSLAWWIGRAIALEKTISDRAKRMIDELGGPESAAILGEGKITSVERVLRTGHTYGVLEVDGGLPDGTKVIIRIPFKNENAFVEAVLPTGESRILASVPDLIAVLDAETGAGLGTPEYKYGLKVMIIAIAASPRWTDTPRGMALGGPGSMGFDGIEYVPIGKYRKPRSVIDAFAV; encoded by the exons ATGGGCAGCTTACCAGACCACAGGTATCGCATTGGTGTCGATGTCGGCG GCACAAACACTGACGCGGTGCTCATTGCGCCTGACTCGATGACCATAATCGCATCGCACAAGGCACCCACCACGCCCGACGTCACGACCGGCATCACGAACGCTGTTCAAACAGTGATCGAGACGGCTTCAGTTTCCCTCTCCTCGATCGGCTGCGTCATCGTTGGCACCACGCACTTTGTCAATGCCGTCGTCCAGCGCTCGCCGGCTCTCCGTCGAGTTGCGGTGATAAGGCTCTGTGGCGGACCAGATGAGGGCTTTGGCCGTGGGATTCCACCATTCACTGACTTTCCGCTGGATCTTCGGTCGTGTATCGAGTCCCCGCGACAGTACTTTTGTCATGGAGGGTATCAGATCTCTGGCGAAGAGATTAGCGCtattgacgaagatgagatcCGCCGAATTGCTGCGGAGTTAACTGCAGACGGAGTCCAGAATATTGTGATTTCAGGCATGTACGCGCCGCTCAATAATGCGCAGGAAGTGGCCGTTCGCGATATCCTTCTGCAGACGATGACATCCGCCAATTCCAAACCGCGGATTACGCTCTCTCATGAAATTTCGGGCCTGGGCTTTCTGTCTCGTGAGAACGCTGCGATCCTCAATGCAACGTTACGTCCTCTTGCCGAGAAGACGATCTACGCATTCAAGAAAGCGATGCGGGATATCTTCCAAAGCAATCCCTATACACTATACCTCACGCAGAACGATGGCAGCGTTCTAAGTGCCGGAGAGGCAGTTGACAAACCAATCCGCACATTCAATTCGGGCCCAACAAATTCCATCCGTGGTGGAGAGTTTTTGTGGCGCGCTGCGGGGAAGGCTAGCGGGCTAGGTCAGGAAGACCGGACGGAGCCTCTGGTGGTTATCGACATTGGAGGAACTACATCAGATAGCGGACTGCTTTTGCCGAATGGCCTACCGCAAATGAGCTCCGTCACGGGTCTTGTTGGCGGCGTCCGAACAAACTTTGCACTTCCTGCTGTCGAGAGTATTGGTCTGGGAGGTGGAAGCATAATACGCGAGACGGATGGTGAATTGACTGTTGGCCCTGACAGCGTTGCTCTGGAGTTGCTGGAGAAGGCAAAGCTTTTTGGAGGTGACTATCTAACGTCAACGGATATCGTTGCTGCGGCGGGTATTCATTCACCATGCGAACCAAATCCCTTCCGTGGTATGGGGGATACCTCACGATTGGCAGACATTACTGCCGACATGGTGTCTCGAGTACGTGAGAAAATGCGGCAAATGATTGCGGCACTTGTAGACAGGACCAAGACACAGAAAGGAGACATCGATGTTTTGATTGTTGGAGGGGGTGCCGCGCTTATTAAAACAGATGAACCTCTTACAGGCGTCCGGAGTTTGCGAACGGTTAGCGGGGCAGAGGTTGCGAATGCGGTTGGGGCTGCCATCTCGCGAGTATCTGGTGTCATTGATACGGTTGTTGATACGTCCAATCAATCAGTCAAGTCGGCACAAGAATTCGTGTCTCGATCGGCAGTTGAGAAGGCTGTCGCTAACGGGGCGAAGCCAGAAACGGTACAGATTGCGGAGGTCACAATGCTTCCAATCCAGTATGTAGACGCGAAGGCGAGAATTGTTGTTCGCGCGGTTGGAGAATTGGCCGTCGTTTCACAAGGCGTCGAGGAAATCTTCGGCCAGTGCGAAAAGCatgaggaggctgagaaagaagaagttgcGCGGAGCATTCCAGCAAAGGCAGCTGACGAAGTCGATGATATCCAATCCTATCGTCCGCTCATCAAGAATCGCCAATGGATCATATCGACCACAGACCTCGGCTTCATCGCTCAAGGCTGCAAAGTGCTCGGTagtggaggcggcggtgaCCCATATCAAGAGTTCCTCAAAGTCAGCGCTCTCGTACGGAAGAACCCAGGCACAGTCAGAGTAGTCTCACCAGACTATCTCCCTGATGATGCCCTGGTGGGCTGGACAGGGAACATGGGCAGTCCCGAAGTCAGCATGGAACGCCTGGAAAACGACGAATGTCTCAAGGCGCATGAAGAGCTCATGCGCGCCACCGGCAGCCCCCAAGTATCCGGCTTCATGGCTCTGGAAATcggtggaggaaatggcGTACTAAACCTGGGTGTTGCGGCAAGATTTGGTGTTTTCTGCATCGACGCCGATTACATGGGCCGTGCGTATCCCACGACCTGGCAGGTCACGGCGAATGTATACGGCACTGAGCGCGGCGAGGCTCTAGTTCCTATGACCATCGCCAGCGGTGACGGGTCATTCATCACAATGACGGCCTCGCGTACAGACAAGCTCGTTGATAAAATTCTACGTGCGTCTTGCGTGGAGATGGGCTGTCGCGCTGGAAGTGCTGGTCCTCCAAAGACGTCCAAGACCGTACGCGAACAGGCCGTCACGAACACTGTTTCTCTCGCCTGGTGGATTGGTCGCGCAATCGCGCTGGAAAAGACCATCAGTGACAGAGCGAAGCGGATGATTGACGAGCTTGGGGGTCCTGAGAGCGCGGCGAtccttggagaaggaaaaataACAAGTGTAGAACGCGTCCTTAGAACCGGCCATACATATGGTGTGCTCGAGGTAGACGGAGGCCTGCCAGATGGCACAAAAGTCATTATCAGAATCCCGTTCAAGAACGAGAATGCCTTCGTGGAGGCGGTTCTGCCAACTGGGGAGTCCCGGATACTAGCGTCGGTGCCAGATTTGattgccgttcttgatgcAGAGACAGGAGCCGGGCTGGGTACGCCCGAGTACAAGTACGGGCTAAAGGTGATGATCATTGCTATTGCCGCATCCCCAAGGTGGACAGATACGCCACGGGGCATGGCTTTAGGAGGACCAGGTTCGATGGGATTTGACGGAATCGAATATGTGCCAATTGGGAAATATAGAAAGCCGCGCAGCGTAATTGACGCTTTCGCGGTATAA
- a CDS encoding protein furG (transcript_id=CADANIAT00003973), translating to MNVPGNSDQIKTLKLLPLPLALSIQASPVDENADYENTTWCNRDLIPIPPERRTYGVWSYFGYWTVSGACVSAWSTGSTLLAFGLSPQQAIGVIILGSFLTGLLSVFCGWMGEVHHIGFTVSSRFSWGMRGSYCTPFRSPHPKGPNGRRLTRATVPVILRSFVGCMWFGMQAFWGGQATRVMIGAIIPGFAHMKNYFSASSHLQTNDFIGLVIWMAGFIPAVLIKPEKLQIPFFSCFVLFCGTCFGLLIWSVSQAHGAGQLFHEPGTAPNTGWAFMFGITAILGSWGSGTLGQSDWVRYSKRRYAPTLSQLVACPMTISITATIGIIVTSASNQIMGGEIQWNPIYLLADVQEYYGSSPRVRAGVFFASLGCVASQFSISVVLNSVSTGMDLAGLWPRYLNIVRGSYIMAIIGIATQPWQLISTATKFLSVLSGFGVFMAPATGLMLADYHIIRRHCLKLSDLYIGSPSSIYWFSHGVNWRALVAFTAGMWPLLPGLAANVNSWTEDKWTGWLRLYNLTFIVGLTISLLVFWVLNLLFPVLGTDLDGPFVLQGVDGGCDGCERSSGTAIPSEAGNEELPAATEQKTAKEKRAEVSVV from the exons ATGAATGTGCCGGGGAACTCAGATCAAAT AAAGACGTTGAaacttctccctcttccgcTAGCGCTCTCCATCCAGGCCAG CCCTGTCGACGAGAATGCCGACTACGAAAACACGACCTGGTGCAATCGAGACCTTATTCCGATTCCGCCGGAGCGGAGGACGTACGGAGTCTGGTCCTACTTTG GATACTGGACCGTCTCTGGCGCCTGCGTCTCAGCATGGTCGACAGGGAGCACGCTGCTGGCATTCGGATTGAGCCCGCAGCAGGCAATAGGCGTGATT ATCCtcggctcctttctcacgGGCTTACTTTCTGTTTTCTGCGGCTGGATGGGTGAGGTGCATCATATCGGTTTCACAGTGTCCAGCCGATTCTCCTGGGGAATGAGAGGGTCCTACTGTACGCCATTCAGAAGCCCTCATCCAAAGGGGCCCAACGGCAGAAGGCTGACGAGAGCTACAGTCCCCGTCATTCTTCGCAGCTTTGTCGGATGCATGTGGTTCGGCATGCAAGCCTTCTGGGGAGGCCAAGCGACGCGGGTTATGATCGGTGCTATTATACCTG GCTTCGCCCATATGAAGAACTATTTCTCTGCCAGCTCGCACCTGCAAACAAACGACTTTATTGGGCTGGTGATCTGGATGGCGGGTTTTATTCCCGCTGTCCTGATAAAACCCGAGAAACTGCAAATCCCgttcttctcttgctttgtGCTTTTCTGTGGAACCTGCTTTGGGTTGCTTATTTG GTCCGTCTCTCAAGCGCACGGCGCaggccagctcttccacgAGCCCGGGACAGCGCCCAATACCGGTTGGGCTTTTATGTTTGGAATCACCGCAATCCTCGGCTCCTGGGGCAGCGGGACACTCGGTCAGTCAGACTGGGTGCGGTACTCAAAGAGACGATATGCACCTACCTTATCTCAGCTGGTGGCGTGTCCGATGACAATCTCCATAACGGCAACGATCGGAATTATTGTTACAAGCGCGAGTAACCAGATAATGGGTGGAGAGATCCAGTGGAATCCCATTTACCTGCTGGCAGATGTGCAGGAATACTATGGAAGCAGTCCGCGTGTTAGGGCGGgggtcttcttcgccagtctTGGCTGTGTCGCAAGCCAGTTCTCG ATTAGCGTAGTGCTAAACAGCGTCAGCACGGGGATGGACCTCGCCGGTCTGTGGCCGCGATACCTAAACATCGTGAGGGGCAGCTATATCATGGCCATTATTGGAATAGCTACTCA ACCCTGGCAGCTCATCTCAACCGCGACTAAATTCTTGTCCGTACTGAGTGGCTTCGGCGTCTTTATGGCTCCGGCAAC TGGCCTAATGTTAGCGGACTACCATATCATTCGACGACACTGCCTAAAACTGTCAGATCTGTACATTGGCTCACCATCCAGCATCTACTGGTTCAGTCACGGAGTGAACTGGCGCGCGCTGGTTGCGTTTACCGCTGGGATGTGGCCGCTTCTAC CCGGCCTCGCAGCAAACGTGAACTCGTGGACTGAAGACAAATGGACCGGGTGGCTGCGGCTGTATAATCTGACGTTTATCGTGGGTTTAACGATTAGCCTGCTGGTATTTTGGGTATTGAATTTACTATTCCCGGTGCTGGGGACGGACTTGGATGGACCTTTTGTGTTGCAGGGAGTGGATGGGGGTTGCGATGGATGTGAGAGAAGCTCTGGGACTGCTATCCCATCCGAAGCTGGGAATGAAGAGTTGCCTGCGGCAACAGAACAGAAGACAGCCAAAGAAAAGAGGGCAGAGGTTTCCGTCGTCTAA
- a CDS encoding isopenicillin N synthase family dioxygenase (transcript_id=CADANIAT00003971) — MTTPSIPIIDLEPARSGGPEELANLAHEIYQAFKHVGFAYIKNHGVPQDLIDEAFSWSAKFFALPESEKNKAPHPPEGSYHRGYSGIGREKVVQMVFDSDSIAERRKTPDVKESFEIGNENDTKMRNIWIPEESLPGFRGFFAKFFNICSDLETLMLRLIALGMGLDENFFLKYHSERTNQCRLLHYPAVEEELLRAGKAERIAAHTDFGTMTILFQDEVGGLEVEDIHEKNKFNPAPYIPGTAVVNIGDLLMRWSNHELKSTMHRVRAPPLVDVEDGSTVEKKRRMTRPRYSIPYFISPDRDKMIECLPNCHGEGRPKLYEPITSSEYIAMRMNATY; from the exons ATGACGACTCCAAGTATTCCCATCATCGATTTAGAGCCAGCGCGCTCCGGTGGCCCTGAGGAACTCGCCAACCTCGCGCACGAAATATACCAGGCGTTCAAACATGTCGGCTTCGCATACATTAAGAATCACGGCGTGCCTCAGGACCTAATCGACGAGGCCTTCAGTTGG AGCGCCAAATTCTTCGCCCTCCCGGAATCCGAGAAGAACAAAGCTCCGCACCCGCCTGAAGGTAGTTACCACCGCGGCTACAGCGGGATAGGACGCGAAAAAGTCGTTCAGATGGTGTTCGACTCGGACTCGATCGCCGAACGACGCAAGACGCCGGACGTGAAAGAATCATTTGAGATAGGCAACGAGAACGACACTAAAATGCGCAACATCTGGATCCCTGAAGAATCGCTCCCTGGATTCCGCGGTTTTTTTGCTAAATTCTTCAACATTTGTTCAGATCTCGAGACGCTCATGCTGCGACTCATTGCTTTGGGCATGGGCCTCGATGAGAACTTCTTCTTAAAGTACCATTCTGAACGAACGAACCAGTGCCGTCTACTGCATTACCCAGCAGTGGAGGAGGAACTGCTGCGAGCTGGCAAGGCCGAGCGGATCGCAGCGCATACAGATTTCGGCACTATGACGATTCTCTTCCAGGATGAGGTGGGCGGattggaggttgaggatatTCATGAGAAGAACAAGTTCAATCCCGCACCGTATATCCCCGGAACAGCCGTCGTCAATATTGGCGACTTGCTCATGCGCTGGAGTAATCATGAATTGAAGTCGACGATGCATCGGGTGAGGGCACCACCTTTGGtagatgttgaggatgggagtaccgtggagaagaaaaggcggATGACGAGACCAAGGTACTCCATTCCGTACTTTATTAGTCCCGATCGAGATAAGATGATTGAATGTCTACCGAACTGTCACGGGGAAGGGAGGCCGAAGTTGTATGAACCGATCACGAGTAGCGAGTATATTGCGATGAGGATGAACGCGACTTACTAG